In one window of Stigmatopora argus isolate UIUO_Sarg chromosome 19, RoL_Sarg_1.0, whole genome shotgun sequence DNA:
- the mrpl19 gene encoding large ribosomal subunit protein bL19m, with translation MEYAPLRLPYKTCDNRRSKMAASIKVLEKCLISSMLLRKLHLRNERCLSTSVCRLAVGSDDGGPPKFTPPPKPVIIDKTQSVAALRKFLSPEFIPPRQRTSSLKFYMERRDMGRRRSVINIPEFYAGSILAVTMADPNASAKLNRFVGICVQRGGKGLGATFILRNIINGQGVEMCYELYSPRLREMQVLKLEKRLDDNLMYLRDALPEYSTVDPEMKPLPISPTGEVPINTVKVKMRPRPWSKHWERPKFAIQGIRFELYVSPAGTEHVEKKYGMPWLEYDMLREYDTSEIEKEIHNEIQHEMKKLQSS, from the exons ATGGAg TATGCGCCACTAAGGCTTCCGTACAAGACATGCGACAACAGAAGGTCAAAGATGGCAGCCTCCATTAAAGTGCTCGAAAAATGTCTGATTTCATCAATGTTGTTAAGAAAACTACATCTGCGAAATGAAC GTTGTTTGTCAACATCTGTGTGTCGTCTGGCTGTCGGAAGCGATGATGGGGGTCCACCGAAATTCACCCCTCCGCCAAAACCTGTCATCATTGACAAAACGCAAAGTGTGGCAGCCCTCCGAAA GTTCCTGAGCCCAGAATTTATCCCTCCCCGTCAGAGGACAAGTTCCCTCAAGTTTTACATGGAGAGGAGAGACATGGGCCGTAGAAGGAGTGTGATCAACATTCCAGAATTCTACGCGG GAAGCATACTTGCCGTGACCATGGCGGACCCCAATGCCAGTGCCAAATTAAACCGCTTTGTTGGCATATGCGTCCAAAGAGGTGGTAAAGGTCTCGGAGCAACTTTTATCCTGAGGAACATCATCAATGGTCAAG GTGTGGAGATGTGCTACGAGCTGTACAGCCCACGTCTTCGGGAGATGCAGGTGCTGAAGCTGGAGAAGCGACTGGACGACAACTTGATGTATTTGAGAGATGCCCTGCCTGAGTATAGCACCGTAGATCCGGAAATGAAACCCTTACCCATTTCTCCTACTGGAGAAGTGCCAATTAACACG GTCAAAGTGAAGATGCGTCCAAGGCCATGGTCCAAACACTGGGAGCGTCCCAAATTTGCCATCCAGGGCATCCGCTTTGAACTGTATGTATCCCCCGCTGGAACGGAGCACGTTGAAAAGAAATACGGAATGCCTTGGTTGGAGTATGACATGTTGCGGGAGTACGACACCTCTGAAATAGAAAAGGAGATCCACAATGAAATCCAGCATGAGATGAAAAAGTTGCAATCCTCCTGA